TGAAAGCTCCAGGGTCCCAGCTCCTTGACGCCGCCCGACTCGGGGACGAGCACATACTCCCAGGTCTTGCTGCCGGCGAGTCCCGTCGCACCCGCCACGGTCTGCTCGTCGGTCTTGGGATCGAAGGCTCGAAAACCCGAAAGCTCGGGAAGGACGGGGGCATCCATCGAACGAAGATTCCCCTTGCCCTCCACGGAGACGGTGAGGGTAACGGGCTGTCCCGCGGGAACGTTCTCCTTGTTGAGTTTGGCATTCAGCTCGTACTCGCCGACCGCCCCGGTAAAATCACGCGTTCGTCCCGCCTCGGGAAGCGGCGCGACGTCGATGGTTACCGGCGACGACCGTACGGTCACCGGGGCGGATGCTCGCGAGAAGAACGCATCGAAGGGATCGTTGGACGTCAGGCGGAAGGCCATCGACAGCGTTATGGGAGGAATGGTGAGCGTGCCGGTCGTGGTAGGAAAGACCACCCTCCGCTTGATGGGAAAAACGACGTAGGGCTTTCCGTCGATCATGCGCCGTTCGGCGTTCGATTCGGCCTCGGGATCGACCTCCTCCACCCAGAAGCCTTCGAGCGGGGGATCGTCGTCGAGCTCCGGTCCGAGCGGAACGTAACGGCTGAACAGCCGATAGGTTACGACCACCTGCTCTCCGAGGAAAGCGGAGCGCTTCGAAGCCTCGGTCCGGACGAAGACATCCCCTTCATCGACCTGCGGCGAATCGCGACGGCGGCCGAACGGCGAGATCGAATCGAACGGGTCGAGCGAACGACCTCGCGAGCGTCCGGAGACGAGCGAGCCGGCCACGACTTCGACCTCGATGGGATCGGTCTCGTACCTCTCCCCGCCGACTTCGACGCCGACGGCGCCGATGACGAACTTCCCTTCTTTCTGCGGAAGCAGCTGATAGATGTACGAGCGCGTCGAGGACATCTGCCCGTTCACGATCTGAAACTGGCTCGAGGTCGAGCGGCCGGCAACACGGAATTGAGGTAGCTCGGGAAGGACCGGCTCGGCCGACGGTTCCCCACCTGAAATCGACACGGTCAGCTGGAGCGCGTCCTCGACGCCGATTCGCCCGGCGTTCACCGTTGCTCCGACGGTTACCTGCTGGGCGAGAAGGATCGCGAGAGCAGAAAGCATGGCCCTACCAGTATCTCCCCTTCCCTTTCGCCGCCGCCTTCTGCTTCTGCTGGAGC
This sequence is a window from Vicinamibacteria bacterium. Protein-coding genes within it:
- a CDS encoding BatD family protein, with protein sequence MLSALAILLAQQVTVGATVNAGRIGVEDALQLTVSISGGEPSAEPVLPELPQFRVAGRSTSSQFQIVNGQMSSTRSYIYQLLPQKEGKFVIGAVGVEVGGERYETDPIEVEVVAGSLVSGRSRGRSLDPFDSISPFGRRRDSPQVDEGDVFVRTEASKRSAFLGEQVVVTYRLFSRYVPLGPELDDDPPLEGFWVEEVDPEAESNAERRMIDGKPYVVFPIKRRVVFPTTTGTLTIPPITLSMAFRLTSNDPFDAFFSRASAPVTVRSSPVTIDVAPLPEAGRTRDFTGAVGEYELNAKLNKENVPAGQPVTLTVSVEGKGNLRSMDAPVLPELSGFRAFDPKTDEQTVAGATGLAGSKTWEYVLVPESGGVKELGPWSFQYFDPEQKKYVTASVGPLQLVVEGGGIGAGADAISPPRGEVTVLRQDIRYLKDPPDQLGASNRPFHQSAFFYWSLALPVLWNLAFVAYLRGREKRRLHSDVFRSRAAHRTARKRLKKAAGLADVASRDFYEEIAAALYRYVGDKLSLSPSGLTSSSIDELLEARNVPEEARREFLSVLEKCEEARFSPGKRTREEMSALRERAEALLVSLVRQLG